The Novosphingobium aromaticivorans DSM 12444 genome segment TCGGGGTCGGCGCGGGGGCGGGAAGCGGCGGCGGCACGCGGCCTTTGATCCGCCTGGCAGGCGGGGCGGCGACTGCCACGTCGGTTGCGGGCACTGCCGCCACGGCACGCGCCTTGGGGCGGGCGGGATGCATGGGCTTGATCGTCGCGGCGACCTTCTCCCACAGCTCCGCCTCGTCCGGCGAAAGGCCGCGCGGCGCGCGCATCAGCGCTGGTTCAGACGCTCGAGCGTCCCCTTCGGCAGGAGGAGCAGCGCGCGGCCGCGCGCGCTCATGCCGCCCGCGACCTGCCGTGCCTCCGCGCCGGCGCCCCAGAAGCTGTCGAAGCGGTTGGCGCCCTGGATCGCCCCTCCGGTGTCCTGCGCCACCCACAGCCCGCTCGCCTCCGTCCGGTCAAGCTGGAGCCAGACCGGCGCGCCCAGCGGCACGAAGGCGGGGTCGACCGCCACCGTCGAGCGGCCCGAAATGGGCACGTTGAGCGCGCCCACGGGGCCGGGCCCGGTCAGCTCGCGGAAGAACACATAGCTGCGGTTCTGGCGCATCAGCGCGCGGCCGGCTTCGGGATAGTCGCGCAGGTACTGCTGGATGCCCTGCATCGAACCGGGATATTGCCCCGGCTGGCTGCCGATCAGTCCGCGCTCGCGCATGAGCGAGCCGATGCCGGAATAGGGATGGCCGTTCTGCGCGGCAAAACCGATGCGGATCACGCTGCCGTCGGGCGCGCGCAGGCGGCCCGAGCCCTGGATCTGGAGGAAGAACAGTTCGACCGGGTCTGCCGCCCAGGCAATCTCCAGTCCCTTTTCGGCCAGTGCCCCGTCCTCGATCTGGCCGCGGTCGTAGTAGGGCACGAACACGCCCGCGTCGTCATAGCGACCGAGTGGCATCTTGCCGTCGGGCAGCGGTTGCGCATCGCCCGGCCTTGCCCGCACCAGATCGGGCGGCATAGCATAGACGGGAATGTCGTAACCGGGCTGGCGGGTGCGCACGCCCGCGATCTCCGGTTCGAAGTACCCGGTGACGAAGGCATTGCCGTCGCCCACCTCGGCGGTTTCGAAATAGGTCGAGAAGAACCGCGCCGCCTCGCCTTCGGGCCAGCCCGGTGCCGCGGCACAGGCCGGGGCCCAGTCGGCGGGGACGGTCAGCCCTGAATTGTCAGTGCGCTTCGTCAGGCGCGGGCACGACTGCACGAACGAGCGCAGCGCGGCGGCTGTGTTGTCTGGCTTGAACCCCAGCCCTGCGGCAATCGGGCCACGCGTCACGCCCGTCAGCGCGGCGGTGGCCGGCTTTGCCGCCTGCGGAGGCGAGGGCGGCGTCACCGGGCGGGGCCCGCCCGATTCGGGGACCAGTCGCACGCAGCCGCCCAGCAGCGTCAGGCCGAGCAGCAGCCCGACCGAAGTGGTGGACCTGGCGGTCGATTGTCCCCCGGACACCTTGCCCCTCAGGCTTCGTCGGTCTCGTCGAGCAGCCAGTCAGGATCGCGCGAGGTCAGATCGCGGCGGAAGGTCCACAGGTCGCGCGCGTCGATAGCGTCGTCGAGCGAACCGGCGACGACATGCCCTTCGGCATTGCGCGTGACCGAAGCGATGTCGGCGAGGAAGCGGACCGCGATGCGCGCCGTCGTACCTTCGATGGAAGCACCGATGATGCGCGCTTCCTCGATGCGGATCAGGCGGGCGTCGATCGTTTCGCCGGCGTTCGCGCGGGCGTCGATGG includes the following:
- a CDS encoding murein transglycosylase A is translated as MSGGQSTARSTTSVGLLLGLTLLGGCVRLVPESGGPRPVTPPSPPQAAKPATAALTGVTRGPIAAGLGFKPDNTAAALRSFVQSCPRLTKRTDNSGLTVPADWAPACAAAPGWPEGEAARFFSTYFETAEVGDGNAFVTGYFEPEIAGVRTRQPGYDIPVYAMPPDLVRARPGDAQPLPDGKMPLGRYDDAGVFVPYYDRGQIEDGALAEKGLEIAWAADPVELFFLQIQGSGRLRAPDGSVIRIGFAAQNGHPYSGIGSLMRERGLIGSQPGQYPGSMQGIQQYLRDYPEAGRALMRQNRSYVFFRELTGPGPVGALNVPISGRSTVAVDPAFVPLGAPVWLQLDRTEASGLWVAQDTGGAIQGANRFDSFWGAGAEARQVAGGMSARGRALLLLPKGTLERLNQR